From a single Candidatus Methylomirabilis sp. genomic region:
- the cheB gene encoding chemotaxis-specific protein-glutamate methyltransferase CheB yields the protein MVRVLVAEDSAVTREYLAYLLGQDTALQVVGLARDGQEALEQAERLKPDVILMDVHMPRMNGYEATRRIMERVPTPIVMVSASLDRDEVAMSFESLKAGAVTLLDKPRGPDHPDQAASARRLVETVKLMAEVKVVRRFPRRERPVTPPSFPPPSDRAIRLIAIAASTGGPQVLAEILAGLPANFALAILIVQHIAPGFTDGLAQWLAQTTRQEVRVPALGEAVRPGVVYLAPEGWQMGITKDGRIRLTKDLIEDGFRPSATYLFHSVAEAYGRSAVGVILTGMGRDGASGLRRLREAGAVTIAQDEATSVVFGMPAEAIRLGAAEYVLPRGQIAAAICSLVPQG from the coding sequence ATGGTCCGCGTCCTCGTGGCAGAAGACTCGGCAGTGACGCGAGAGTACCTGGCTTACCTGCTCGGCCAGGACACCGCACTGCAGGTCGTCGGTCTCGCCCGGGACGGCCAGGAGGCCCTGGAGCAGGCCGAGCGGCTGAAGCCCGACGTCATCCTCATGGACGTGCACATGCCCCGGATGAACGGCTACGAGGCGACCCGGCGAATCATGGAGCGGGTCCCCACGCCCATTGTGATGGTCAGCGCCAGCCTGGACCGGGACGAGGTGGCCATGAGTTTCGAGTCGCTGAAGGCCGGAGCCGTGACGCTGCTGGACAAGCCCCGGGGGCCAGATCATCCGGACCAGGCCGCGAGCGCCCGGCGTCTTGTGGAGACCGTAAAGCTCATGGCGGAGGTGAAGGTGGTCCGGCGGTTCCCCAGGCGGGAGCGCCCCGTCACGCCCCCGTCATTTCCTCCTCCCTCCGACCGGGCGATCCGGCTGATAGCCATCGCCGCCTCCACCGGCGGGCCGCAGGTGCTCGCGGAGATCCTGGCAGGGCTCCCGGCGAACTTCGCGCTCGCCATTCTCATCGTGCAGCACATCGCCCCGGGCTTCACCGATGGGCTCGCGCAGTGGCTCGCCCAAACGACGCGCCAGGAAGTGAGGGTGCCCGCACTGGGCGAGGCGGTCCGGCCCGGAGTCGTCTATCTCGCCCCGGAAGGATGGCAGATGGGGATCACGAAGGATGGTCGGATTCGCCTGACGAAGGACCTCATCGAGGACGGCTTCCGCCCCTCGGCCACCTATCTCTTTCACTCCGTCGCGGAGGCATACGGCCGCTCCGCAGTAGGTGTCATCCTCACGGGGATGGGCCGAGACGGCGCATCCGGCCTGCGGCGCCTCCGGGAAGCAGGCGCCGTGACCATCGCCCAGGACGAGGCGACCAGCGTGGTGTTCGGCATGCCGGCGGAGGCCATCCGGCTGGGCGCAGCGGAGTACGTGCTCCCGCGGGGGCAGATCGCGGCGGCGATCTGTTCCCTCGTCCCCCAGGGCTAG